ATCGGCCAGACCGAGGACGGCGAGGGTCGTCGCGCGTTCTCGCTGGTCCTCCAGACGCGCGAGCAGCACATCCGCGGCGCCAAGGCGACGAGCAACATCTGCACCAACCAGGGCCTGCTCGCGATGCGCGCCACCATGTACATGACCGCGATGGGCCCCGCCGGCATCCGCGAGGTCGCCGAGCAGTGCTGGCACAAGGCGCACTACCTCGCGAAGAAGATCGCGGCGATCCCCGGCTTCTCCCTGCGCTACCAGGGCGAGTTCTTCCACGAGTTCGTCGTGAAGTGCCCCGGCCCGGTCACCCCGATCGTCGAGCACTGCAAGAAGCACGGCTTCCTGCCGGGCGTCGCGCTGAACGCGCGCCGCCTCGGTCGCCCCGGCGCACCGGATGAGTTGCTGATCGCCGTCACCGAGAAGCGCACGCGCGAGGAACTCGACGCGTTCGCGAAGTGCCTCTCCGAAGCCCCCCGCGCCTGACCTTGATCTCACACGCTTCCCCCGCCCCTCGAGGGTTCACGCTGATATGACCACGATGCAGCCCAACACGCGTCCGGTTTCGATCGACCTCCACGGCGCCGACGGCGCGCCGGTCCGCGCCGCGTCCGTCGCGCAGACGCGCGGCGAGCGACCGACCGAGCCGCTGATCTTCGAGAAGTCGGCGCCCGGCGCCCGCGCGATCGACATGCCGAATCTGGATGTCGACGCCACGCCCCTGCCGGCGTCGCTCGCCGGGAACGCGCCCGACTGGCCCGAGCTGGGCCAGCTGCAGGTGATCCGTCACTACACGCACCTCTCGCAGCGGAACTTCGGCGTCGACGGCGAGTTCTACCCGCTCGGGTCGTGCACGATGAAGTACAACCCGCGCATCAACGAGTACGCCGCCGCCCAGCCCGGCTTCGCGCACATTCATCCTCTCCAGGACGACGCGGACGTGCAGGGCGCGCTGAAGCTGCTCTACGAGACGCGCCTGATGCTACAGGAGGTTGCGGGCCTTCCCGAGGCGTCGCTGCAGCCCGCCGCGGGCGCGCACGGAGAGTACACCGCCCTCAAGGTCATGCGCGCGTACTTCCGCGATATCGGCCAGGCCTCGCGCAGCGTCGTCTTCGCTCCCGACAACGCCCACGGCACCAACCCCGCCTCCTGCGCGATGTGCGGCGCCAACGTCGTCGCCATCAAGACCGTCAACGGCTACACCGACATCGACGCCCTCAAGCGCGCGATCGACGACGCCGGCGCCGAGAACGTCGCCGGGCTGATGATCACCAACCCCAACACCGCCGGCCTCTTCGACAGCTATGTCGCCGACATCGCCGACATCATCCACCAGGCGGGCGGCCTGCTCTATCTCGACGGCGCCAACATGAACGCCATCCTGGGCAAGACCCGCCCGGGCGACTTCGGCGCCGACATGATGCACTACAACACACACAAGACCTTCAGCACGCCCCACGGCTGCGGCGGCCCGGGCGCCGGGCCCATCGCGGTGCGCGACTTCCTCGCGCCGTATCTGCCCGTGCCCCAGGTCATCAAGAAGCCCGACGGGACCTACGCGCTTGAGTACGACCGCCCCAAGAGCATCGGCAAGGTGCGATCGTTCATCGGCCAGGTCGGCGTGCTGGTGCGCTGCTGGACCTACATGCGCGCCTGCGGCCCCGACGGCCTGCGCGACGTGGCCGAGCTGTCGGTGCTCAACGCGAACTACCTCGCGGCGCGCCTGCGTCACCGCTACGAGATGCCCTTCTTCGCCCCCGAGGAGGGCCGGTACGCGGCCCACGAGTTCGTGACCGTGCCGCAGAACCTGCTCGACAAGGGGATCTCGCTGCTCGACATCGTCAAGCGTCTGATCGACTACCGCATCCACCCGCCGACCATGCACTGGCCGGTGCGCAACTGCCTGATGGTCGAGCCGACCGAGACCGAGGGCAAAGATGTGCTGGATCGCTTCGTCGACGCCATGCTGCGCATCGCGGACGAGATCGAGAAAGACCCGAAGGGCATGGCCGAGGCGCCCCGCGACGCGATCGTCCGGCGTCTCGACATCGTGGCCGCCGACCGCAAGCCGATCCTCGTCCACGAGGGCTGAGCCTGCCCATCCCGCTGTTTATTCGGACGCCCGCCCGGTTCGCGAACCCGGGCGGGCGTTTCGCGTCAGAAACGCCGATGGAACACCTTGTGCGAACCGCCCTCGTCGTCGTAGCCAGTCTGTCGATCGTCTTCACCGCGTCGTGGGCCCAGCAGGGTTCGTCGCAGAACCAGACGCCGGCCGGCGTGCGCGTGATGATCACCTCGGATCGCGTCGCCGGGTTCGCCGATCACACGACGATGATGCTCGGCCTGTTCGACACCAGCGGGCTGGTGGTCACTCGAGAGCGGTTCCTCGCGCCAGGGTCGCGACGCGACCCGCTGCCGGCGCTGGTCGCGCCGGCGCGGAGGCCCGCGGACGGCGCGGACTTCCCCGGGGCGAAGGAGCCGGTCGTGATGCTGGAGGTCGACGGGCTGGCCGTCGCCTACCCGCTGGGGGCGCTGATCTACCACGCGGTGATCAACGACACCATCGGCGACACGCCGGTCGCGATCTGGTACGACCCGATCTCGGGCGGACTGGCGGCGTTCCGGCGCGACGTGCCCGCGCGACGGGCGATCTCCGGCGCCGAGACTCCTCGCGAGTTCCGCCTTTCCGGGTTGCTGCTGCACGGATCGTCGGTTCTCTATGACCGCGGGACGAAGTCGCTGTTCTCTCCGCTCGAAGGGCGGGGGCTCAGCGGCCCGTTCGCCGACGCGCGTCTCGATTCGCTGCCGTTCCGCGTCCTGTCGTTTGACGAGTTCCGCGCGATACGGCGCGCCGGCGAGGTCGTCGCCCGCCCCATGGGCACCACGTTCGATTACTCGGTGAACCCGTACGCCGAGTTCCAGCTCGACCCTGGCATCGTCTACATGCAGGTCACGAACGACCAGCGCACCCACCCGAAAGCCAGCGGCGTGGGCATCGCGAGCCCCACCCCCGAACGCAACGCCTTCTTCGTCCCGCTCACTGCGCTGGATAAAGGCGACCGGTCCTTCATGACCGACGCAGGGAGCGTGGTCGTCGGGCTCACGCCCGAGGGCACGGTGGTGATCAAGGAGTGTCCGCCGGGAGTGACGGTGGCGCAGACGTACTTCGCGAACTGGGTGAGCGCGCACCCGACGAGCAGTCTGGCGGTGAGCGTCGATGTGCGCGACCTGCCTATCTCGCAGCCGCGCTGAGACGAATCAGAGCAGCGCGACGGGGTCGACATCGATCGCCGCCGTCGCGTCGCTTCGCAGCAGGCCGGCGTTGCGCATCGCCGTGAGCGCGCTCTGCAGGGGCCCGGCGCTGGGCGCGAGCAGTTCGATCGCGATGCGGTGCTTGCCGGCGATGCGGCTGAGCGGGCAGGGCATCGGTCCCCGGATGAGGACGGTCTGGTCGGCGCCTTGACGCAGCGCGGATTCCAGATCGGACGCGCGGTCGAACGCCTTCGCGTAGTCGTCGTCCCGGATGACGATGCGGGCCATCCGCGCGAACGGGGGGAGACCCGCTCGCTCGCGCTGCGACAGTTCTTCCTGCGCGAAACCCTCGTAATCGTGGCGTGAGGCGAACCGCACCGCCGGCGTTTTCGGCGCGAGCGTCTGGACGATGACGACGCCCGGCTTGTCGCTGCGCCCGGCGCGACCGGCGACCTGGCTGACGAGCTGGAAGGTCCGTTCGGCGGCGCGGAAGTCCGGCAGGTTGATGGCCGTGTCGGCGTGCACGACGCCGACGAGCCGGACGCTCGGGAAGTCCAGGCCCTTGGCGACCATCTGCGTGCCGAGAAGAACGCGTGCGTCGCCCTTGCGAAAGCGCTCGAGCGCGAGGAAGTAGTCGCGCCCGCCGCGCATGGTGTCGCTGTCGAGCCGGAGCATGGTGTCGCCCGAGCGCAGATCGGCGAAGTCGCGGGCGAGTTCCTCCTCGACGCGCTGAGTGCCGAGCCCGAAGACGCTGACCTTGCGTTCGCACGACGGGCAGTGCGAGGGGAGGAGCTTCTCAGCGAGACAGTGGTGGCATCGGACGACGCCCCCCCGGCCCGGGTCGAGGCGTTTGTCTTTGTGGAAGACCATGGTCGCGTCGCAGTCGTCGCAGGTCATGATCCAGCCGCAGCGATGGTCGGGGCAGCAGATGTAGTTCGCGTAGCCGCGCCGGTTGAGCAGCAGGATTGCCTGGGCGCCCTCGTCGAGCGTGCGGCGCAGGGCGGTCTCGAGCGTCGGGCCGAGCAGGCGGACCCGGTTCTCCGACCACGGGCGTTTGCGCCGCTCCTCCGCGAGGTCGACCACGACGACCCTTGGCAGGCGCATGCCCGCCGGGCGGGTGCGCATCGTCGAGAGGACGAAGCGCCCGTCGAGGGCGTTTTTCCATGATTCGAGCGACGGGGTCGCGCTGCCGAGCACCACGGGGCAGCCCTCGATCTGGGCGCGCTTGATCGCGACATCGCGCGCGTGGTACCGAGGGAGCTGGTCCTGCTTGTACGAGTTGTCGTGCTCCTCGTCGACGACGATCAGGCCGAGCCGATGCGGCGTGGGCGCGAAGACGGCGCTGCGCGCCCCCACCACCACCCGGGCGGCGCCGCTCGCGACAGCCGACCACTGCTGGTTGCGCTGCGCCGAGGTCAGGCCGGAGTGCAGCACCGCCACGCCCTCGCGACCGAACCTTGCGAGGAATCGCGCCGAGGTCTGCGGCGTCAGCGAGATCTCGGGGACAAGCACGATCGCGGATCGCCCCTGCGCCAGCACCCGCTCGATCGCATCGAGGTACACCTCGGTCTTTCCCGAGCCGGTCACGCCCCTGAGCAGGTGCACGGCGAAAGTGTCAAGGCCGCCGACGATCCTCGCGAGCGCGGCACGCTGCTCGTCGCTGAGAGTGACGCGGGCCGCGTCGCCTGGTGTGACCTCGCCCCAGGCGGCGCGCACCGTGGTCACGCGGACCTCGCGCAGGACGCCCTCGCGCACGAATCGGTTCACCGGCGCGATCGTCGCAGCCCCGAGCGCCTTCTGCAGCGCGCGCGGCTCGACGGGCCAGGCCGACGTGTCGCCCATTCGGGCGCGGAGCGCCTCGACCAGCGGCGCGAGCGAGGGCGTCGGCTTCATGGCATCGAGACGCTCACTCGCGTCGGGGGCGGGCTCGAGCGCAGAGCGCGTGACGACGCCGATGTCGTGCTTGACGGCGGCGGGCGTCATGCTGGCGAAGACCATGCCTATGGGGCAGAGGTAGTAGCGAGCCATCCACTTGGCGAGCTCGACGAGCGCCGGGGGAAGTCCGCCGCTGAGCCGGCGCTTCACCGGCTTGATGCGCGCCGGATCGAGTGTGGTGCTGTCGAGGATCTCGATGACGTACCCGGCGACCGGGGCGTTGCCCCTGCCGAGCGGAGCTTCGACGCGTTCACCCATGCGCACCGACGCGAGCGAGTCGGGCAGGGCGTAGGTGAGCCCGTCGGGGTGGTCGACGCCGCGTTCGGGCGCGAGGCGCACGAAGCGCCCTCGCGTTTCACCGTGTTCGGGTTCGGCTGCGGCAAAGAGTCCCGACGACTTCATCGCGTCAGCGTACGCGACGGTCGGGCCGGGCGGATTCAGTCGGGCCTGGGGCCTTGCGCCTCCTGCTGGCGCCTGCGCCGGAGCTCGTCAACCGCGGCGTCCTCGACGCCTTTCTGGCGCTGGGCGATCGACTCGCGCAGCATCTCGGCGAGCGGGGCGCCGATCTCGGGATTGAAGCTCATGGCGATGCGCGTGGGGGTGAGCCCCTGCTCGGCGCCGGCGCTGGGGTCGGCGCCGGCGTTGAGCAAGCGACGGACGAGGGTCTGGTTGCCCGTCCCGACGGCCAGCATAAGGGGCGTCCAGCCCGAGTACTGGCTGACCTTGCACTGCGCCTCGATATCGGCTCCGGCTCGCACGAGCGGGTCGAGCGTCGCCATCGTGCGCGCCATGTGGATCGGGCGCCATCCATCGTTGTCGGTGATGTCGGGGTCGGCGCCGCGGCGCAGCAGCATCGCCGTCACGAGGCCGGCCCCCTTCGAGGTGGCGTAGTGCAGGGCGGTCCGCCCGTTCGAATCCCGCGTGTTCACGGGGGCGCCGGCGTCGAGGAGGCGCTTCACGACCTCGGGGCTGGGCGCGGCGGCGGCGGCCATGAGCGGGGTGAGTCCGAAATTGTTGCTCGCGTCGTTGCGCGCACCCAGCTCGAGCAGCGCCATCACGGGCTGCTCGCGAGCGTTGATCGCGGCGATGAGCAGCGGCGTCGACCCGTCGGCGGCCTGGGTTTCGACGGACATGCCCGCCTCGACGAGCGCGCGGACCGTGTCGGCGTTCGCGGTGCGTCCTTCGACCGCCCAGTGCAGCGCGTTGAGCCCCTGCGGGCTGCGGCGCGACCGATCGGCGTTGGCGGCGAGCAGGTAACGCACGGCTCCGGCGTTGCCGACGCGTGCCGCGGTCATGAGCGGCGTGCGCCCCCGGTTGTCGGCGAGGTCGATCAGCGCGCCGGCGTCGATGAGCGCCTTGACCATCCCGGGATCGCGACCCAGGCCGGCGGCCCAGTGCAGGGCGGTCGATCCGTCCTGGCTGCGAAGATTCACCTCGACGCCTCGCTCGATCACGGCGAGGATCTTGGCGACCGAGCCCTCGGTGCTCGACGCCCACATGAGCACGCTGATCCGTCGGTCGTCCACGGCGCGCGGGTCAGCGCCGCGATCCATGAGGTACCGCATCGTCGCGTCGTCGGCGTCCCGGCCCGCGAGCATCAACGCTGTGGCGCCCGCGAAAATTCCGCCCTGGATCCGCAGGTCGATCTCGACGCCCTTGTCGAGCTCCTGCTGGACGGTCAGCACATCGCCCTTCATCGCGGCGACGTGGATCGGCTCGAACCGCGACATGTTCTGGGAGCCCTGCTCCTCCTGCGGCGGGGTGACCACCTGCACCTGCGCGAGGGCGGGGAAAGACATCGATGCGGCACAAATCGCGGCGAGGACGGCGAAGCGGGAGGGCGAGGGCATAGGTCGTGCGTGCTCCAACACGGGATGACTCGGGAGATCGGTCGGCCTGGGGGGGCGTCGACGCCTGCTCGGACGCGAGGCTCGAGCCCGGGTTCCGGGCGGGAAGGCGGCGGAGTTGTATCGGCGTTCGGGGGGCCCAACGCGAGGGCCCGGGCCCGAGAATACCCCCCTCCGCTCGCGAAACCCTGTCTACACTGAGCCCGAAGATGCATCACACGACCCACGCCCGACTCGCGCTCGCCGATGGCTCCCTCTTCGAAGGAGCGGCCTTCGGCGCGACGGACAAGCCGCGCACTATCGCCGCCGAGGTGGTGTTCAACACCGCTATGACGGGCTACCAGGAATCGCTCACCGACCCCTCGTACACGGGCCAGATCCTCGTCGAGACCGCGCCGCTGGTCGGCAACACCGGGACGAACCCTCAGGACGTTGAATCGACCCGGGTGCAGGTCTCCGGGTTCGTCGTGCGCGAGCTCGCGCAGCGACACTCGAACTACCGGGCCGACAGCGATCTCTCGGCGTATCTCGCTTCCAACGGCGTGCTCGGGCTCGCCGATGTCGACACGCGCGCTTTGGCGCGTCGGCTCCGCGTCGCCGGCGTCATGGCGGGCGTTCTCTCGAACGACCCGACGATCTCCGACGCCGACCTCGTCAGACTCGCACGGGAGGCGCACGACACGACCGGGCAGAACCTCGTCCCGCTCGTTGGCTGCTCCTCTCGTCAGAGCTGGAGGGACACGCTCGGAGAGTGGGCCCCCACAGCGTCGCTGGGCGGTGCGCCCGGCAAGACCCTGCGCGCCGACGGCGAGACCCGCCGGAGGGTGCTCGCGCTCGACTGCGGCGCCAAGTGGAACATCCTGCGTCACCTGACGCAGCGTGGCTGCGAGGTCGTCGTGGCGCCCCACGACACCCCCGCCGCCGAGATCCGCGCCGCGGCCGATCGGGGGGAGATCGACGGGCTGTTCGTCTCGAACGGCCCCGGCGACCCGGCGGCGGTGACAACGACGATCGACACGCTCCGTGCGCTGGTCGGGGGCGAACCGGGGAGCGTCGTCCCGACCTTCGGGATCTGCCTTGGCCACCAGCTGCTGAGTCTGGCGCTGGGCGCGAAGACCTACAAGCTGAAGTTCGGGCATCGAGGCGTGAATCAGCCCGTGCGGAACCTGCTGACCGGGCGGGTGGAGATCACCAGCCAGAACCACGGGTACGCCGTCGACACCGACTCGCTGTCCAGGGTCGGTGGGGAAGCGACGCACGTGAACCTGAACGACCATTCGCTCGCCGGCTTCCGGATGACGGATCGCCCGGTGTTCGCGGTGCAGCATCACCCCGAGGCAAGCCCCGGGCCGCATGACGCGAATTACCTGTTCGACGGGTTCGTGCGGATGATGGAATCGAAGAGCCCGGTGTCCGCTGCGTCGCTGACCAGCGCCCGCTGACAGACCTTCTGGCGAACAGCCGATCGCTATCGCGAACATTCTGCGTCCGCGTGCCGGTGTTCCCGCCGGATTCAGGCCCCTGTCAGGCGTCGGGTCATCCGTGCCGACGGGGCGGCAAGGAAAAAGGGGCTCAGCGTCACAGAATTTCGCGCGCGGGTGCAGCACCTTCACAAAGAAGGGCGTATCGCTCCCGGGCTTGCGTCCGGGAAGCACGCGGGCTATGTTCCGCGTCCCAGCCCGACGGAGGCCCAAACCGTCTGCCTGTGAACCCTCGCCTTCTGTGTGTGCGTGTGTGTGACGCGGCGAGGAAAACAAAGGTCCAATGCTCACCGCGCGTAAAAATCCCCGACGGCGCGGTCTCCATTTCGGGTGTTTCGTGGAGAGAAGCCGAATGCCAACCCCCCGGCGTCGTTCCCCCCGCATGCTGCTCAGCACTACCGCGGCGGCCATCTTCTTCGCCTCACCTTTCTCGCTGGCGAGCGCCGATCCCGGCGCGTCGCTCGAGGAGGCGGCCACGCTGCTGCGCGACGGCCAGCTGGTGCGTGCTCGCCACGTCGTGGGCGAGTTGACGCCGGCGTCGCTCAGCGCCGAGCAGCGTGCCCGCGCCACCGAGCTGATCGCGTCGATCGATCGACGCCTCCGCTCGCTGGACGTCGTCGAGGTGAGTCTGCAGAAGGCAGAGCTCGCGATGGAGCTCGGCGATCTGCGCGAGGCGGACCGCCAGGCCTCCGCCGCCCGTCGCCATCGCGCCGCCAGCGAAGCGCAGAAGGCCCGCGCCTCGGAGCTGCTCGATCGTTCGGCGCAGTCGAAGCGTGACTTCGCGCCGCTCGTGGACTCGACCCTCGCGCAGGCCGTCAGCGACTTCGTCGCCGGCGACTTCGGCGCGGCCAAGGCCGGCTTCGACGCGGTCTATCGCGCCGGCGTCGACCTCAACGGCGAGCAGATCCGCACCATCGAGCAGCACCGCACGCGCATCATCGAGCTCGAGCGCGAGCGCGGCGAGGCGTTCACCCTCGACTCCGTGTCGCTCGGCTCCCTCCAGCCCGGGCGCGTTGATCGCACGCAGGACCCGCGCCCCTCGCGCGGCCAGCAGCCCGACCAGCCCCCGGCCGAGCAGCCCGCGGAGCCGGCCCCGATCGAGCTTGATGAGCCCGAGCCGGTCCCCGCCGCCCAGCCGGGCGCCGGCGCCGTCCAGCCCACCAGCGACGACCTGTTCCAGCAGGCGTTCCGCTTCGAGGCGCAGCGTTACCTGGCGGAAGCCGACGCGGCGTTCGTGAGCGGTCGCTACGCCGAGGCCGAGCAGAAGTACGCGCTGGCGCTTGGGCCCTATCGCCAGTTCCTAGGCGCCGAAGAGGTCCAGCGCGCCGAGTCGCGACTCCAGGAGTCTCGCGTGCTGCTGCAGGGACGCCCGGGAATCCTGCCCGACGAGATCCAGTCCCGCCAGCTCCAGCGCGACCAGGCGGTCGCCGAGTTCGAGAACTTCGTGCGCCAGGCCGAGGACGCTCTGCGGACCGGCGATTTCGCCCGGGCTTCCGAGCTCGCCGGGCGCGCCCGGCTCTCGATCGCGCAGCGTCGCGATGTTTTCGCCGAGCGTGAGTACAACGATCGCATCACGCAGCAGGAGCGCCTGCTCCAGCGGATCCGCGACACGGAGGAAACTGCCCGCGTCGCCGCGATCAACCAGCAGGGCGCCGAGGCGGCGCGCCTGACCCGCGAGGCCGAGGCCCGCCAGGCGGCCGAGAAGTCTCGCAAGATCGCCGAGTCGATCGACCGGGTGCGTCAGCTCCAGAAGGAGCAGAAGTACAGCGAGGCGCTGCAGGTCGTCGACCAGATCCTCTTCCTCGAGCCCAACAACCCCACCGGTCTGCTGCTGCGCGACGTTCTCAAGGACGTCGTGATCTACCGCGAGTTCGACATGCTCCAGAGGGACAAGGCGTACTCGTACGCCAAAGAGTCCAACCGCATGCAGCGCGCGCTGGTGATCCCCGACGAGATCGTGAGCTACCCCTCCGACTGGCCCGAGATCAGCTTCCGTCGCGGCGAGCCCGTCGCGTACGACGAGCCTGTCGAGAACCGCGAGGTCCTCGCGAACCTCGAGAGCCGGCGCATCCCCGCGTCGTTCGCGTCGGCCCCGCTCGAGGACGTCCTCGAGTTCATCGCCGCGGTCGGCAATCTCAACGTCGACGTGGATTGGGACTCCCTGGCGAACATCGGCGTCAACCGCGACACCGAGATCACGCTGAACCTCCGACCCGTCCCGATGCGCGTGGTCCTCAACCGCGTGCTCGAGAAGGTCAGCCCCGACGAGTTCAGCCGCGCCGGCTGGGCGGTCACCGACGGCGTGCTCGTCGTCGCGTCTGACGAGGCCCTGCGTCGCAACACGTTCATTCGCATCTATGACATCCAGGACCTCATCTTCGAGATCCCCAACTACACCGAAGTGCCCCAGCTCGACCTCGACGCCGTGCTCCAGCAGGGCGGCGGCGGTGGCGGCGGCGGCGGCGGCCGAGGCGTCTTCCAGGTCAACGACCAGAACGACATCGAGCTCACCGACGCCGACCGAATCACCAACATCATCAACCTCATCCAGACCAACGTCGACTACGAGGGCTGGCAGGACAACGGCGGCACGACCGGGCGCATCCAGCAGCTCAACGGCAACCTGATCATCACCAACACCGCGCGCAATCACCGCGAGGTCGCCAACCTGCTCCGCCAGCTCCGCGAGATCCGCGAGCTGCAGATCAACGTCGAGGCGCGCTTCCTCGAGGTCGCGCAGGACTTCTTCGAGCAGATCGGTTTCGACCTCGACATCTACTTCAACGCGCAGAACGACCAGTACGACGCGACGCTCTTCCAAGAGCGCGCGTTCGGCGGCACCGGCTTCAACCAGGTGACCCCGGGCGGCACCACCTCAACCGTCCCCTCCGACCTTGTCGGGCGCCGTCAGACCGACACCACGCAGTGGAACATCAGCAACATCGACCCGGCGACCGGCGAGATCGAGTACCAGTTCACCCCCGTGAACACCTCGGTCATCGCGCCCGACGGGCTGTCGATCATCCCCGTCCAGAACGGGTCGCTCGGGCTGACCGAGACCCTTGCCAGCGGCAGCGCGCTCGCGGCGCAGATCCTCAGCGCCAACCCGGCGCTGGGCATCGCCGGCACCTTCCTCGACGAGATCCAGGTCGACTTTCTCGTCCAGGCCACGCAGGCCGACACCCGCAGCGTCTCGCTGACGGCGCCCCGCCTCACCCTCGTCAACAACCGCTACGCCAACATCGCTGTCGGCAACCAGCGCGCGTACGTCTCCGACCTCCAGCCCGTCGTCAGCACCTCGTCGGTTGGTTTCGACCCCACCGTCAGCTCGCTGAACACCGGCGTGACGCTGCTGCTTCGCGGCGTGGTCTCTTCCGACCGTCGCTACGTCACCCTCTCGATCGACACGCGCATCGCGCAGCTCGTGACCTTCCGCACCTTCGAAGTCACCGCGGCGGTCGCGGGCGGCGGCGACGGCGCGGGCGGCTCGGCGACGGCGACCGGTCAGCTGGCCCTCCCCGAAATCACGATCTCCTCGATCCAGACCGCGGCGACGATCCCCGACCAGGGCACGATCCTGCTGGGAGGCCAGCGCCTCGTGACCGAGACCGAGGTCGAGACCGGCGTCCCGGTGCTCTCCAAGATGCCCCTCATCAACCGCTTCTTCAGCAACCGCATCGAGGTCAAGGAAGAGCGCACCCTGCTCATCCTCCTGAAGCCCACCATCCTCATCCAGAGCGAGGAAGAAGAGAAGCACTTCCCCGGCCTGCTCGACCGCCTCGGCGTCGGGTACTGAGCCGGAACCACCCGCCGCAGATGCCCTGAAAGGCCCCTTCGGCGGTCCGGAGACCGATTCCCCGCCCTCCCCGAGTTGCATGCCGGGGAGGGCGTTTGTCTGTACCCTGTCGAAGAATGTAACCCGAACTACTCGCGACGGTTGACACACCGATTGCACCGTCGCTAGTCTGACCGCGACACGCGGAGAGACACGGATGCCCCCCGAAGATTCACGACTTCGCATCTATCACGAAGGCGATGTGGTTCAGGTCCGATTTGTGGACCGGAACATCCTCGACGAAGCGAACATCCAGCGCATCGGCGAGGAGATCGTCACGGTCATCGAGCAGCGAGACCGGCCCAAGATCCTCATCAGCTTCGAGAATGTTGATCATCTCTCGTCTGCCGCCCTTGGCACACTGATCACGATCAACAACAAGGTCCGCGCCCGGAACGGCCAACTCCGCCTGGCCGAGATCGATCCGCAGATCTACGAGGTGTTCGTGATCACGAAGCTCAACAAGCTCTTCGAGATCCACGATTCCGCCGACGAGGCTCTCGCCAGTTTCGCGTGAGCGTGCGGCCGCCTGACACACCCCCCGCTCGGCCGCGTCCCGGCCGAGGCATGCCCGTTCGGCGCGCATGACCAGCATCCCACCCAAGCCCGAGGCGCACGATCGCATCGTGCTGCACGACCGACGCGAGGACATCGAGCGCTGTGAGCGCGCGATCCTCGACGCCGTCGTCGCGCAGGGATTCCCCGAGGCCTCTCGTTTCGCGCTGCGACTCGCGCTCGAGGAAGCCATCGTCAACGCCTTCCGGCACGGGCACAAGGACCTCCCGGGCGAGCCGGTGACCGTCGAGTGGACGATCACCTCCACCACGTGCAGCATCACGGTCTGCGACCGCGGGCCCGGCTTCAAGCCCTCCGATGTCCCGGACCCCACCCTCGACGAGAACCTCGACACCCCGTCGGGGCGGGGCATCATGCTGATGCGCGCCTACATGAGCGACATCCGCTACAACGAGAGCGGGAACTGCGTCACGATGGTCTACACCAAGCCAGACGCGCCGGCCCCGAAGAAATCATCCTGAGCCGCCGCGAACGTGATCAGGCGCCCCAGCTCCGGACCGCCAGCACCCGGCTCTCCGCAGGGGGCTCGAGCGATGGTTCCTGCCCGGCCAACTCGGCGAACGCTTCGGGGCGCAGCCGGATCGCCTCCAGCAGCTCCAGCTCGTCGCGCAGGGCGTCCTCGTCGTCGGTGGGAAGGGCGAGTTCCTTCGCGACCCCGACCACGGCGAGCGACTCGGCCTCACGCAGCGAGCCGGCGGTGAGCAGCACCTCCCAGCGGCCCTGCTCCTCGCCCAGCTCGTCG
This Phycisphaeraceae bacterium DNA region includes the following protein-coding sequences:
- a CDS encoding ankyrin repeat domain-containing protein → MPSPSRFAVLAAICAASMSFPALAQVQVVTPPQEEQGSQNMSRFEPIHVAAMKGDVLTVQQELDKGVEIDLRIQGGIFAGATALMLAGRDADDATMRYLMDRGADPRAVDDRRISVLMWASSTEGSVAKILAVIERGVEVNLRSQDGSTALHWAAGLGRDPGMVKALIDAGALIDLADNRGRTPLMTAARVGNAGAVRYLLAANADRSRRSPQGLNALHWAVEGRTANADTVRALVEAGMSVETQAADGSTPLLIAAINAREQPVMALLELGARNDASNNFGLTPLMAAAAAPSPEVVKRLLDAGAPVNTRDSNGRTALHYATSKGAGLVTAMLLRRGADPDITDNDGWRPIHMARTMATLDPLVRAGADIEAQCKVSQYSGWTPLMLAVGTGNQTLVRRLLNAGADPSAGAEQGLTPTRIAMSFNPEIGAPLAEMLRESIAQRQKGVEDAAVDELRRRRQQEAQGPRPD
- the priA gene encoding primosomal protein N', with the translated sequence MKSSGLFAAAEPEHGETRGRFVRLAPERGVDHPDGLTYALPDSLASVRMGERVEAPLGRGNAPVAGYVIEILDSTTLDPARIKPVKRRLSGGLPPALVELAKWMARYYLCPIGMVFASMTPAAVKHDIGVVTRSALEPAPDASERLDAMKPTPSLAPLVEALRARMGDTSAWPVEPRALQKALGAATIAPVNRFVREGVLREVRVTTVRAAWGEVTPGDAARVTLSDEQRAALARIVGGLDTFAVHLLRGVTGSGKTEVYLDAIERVLAQGRSAIVLVPEISLTPQTSARFLARFGREGVAVLHSGLTSAQRNQQWSAVASGAARVVVGARSAVFAPTPHRLGLIVVDEEHDNSYKQDQLPRYHARDVAIKRAQIEGCPVVLGSATPSLESWKNALDGRFVLSTMRTRPAGMRLPRVVVVDLAEERRKRPWSENRVRLLGPTLETALRRTLDEGAQAILLLNRRGYANYICCPDHRCGWIMTCDDCDATMVFHKDKRLDPGRGGVVRCHHCLAEKLLPSHCPSCERKVSVFGLGTQRVEEELARDFADLRSGDTMLRLDSDTMRGGRDYFLALERFRKGDARVLLGTQMVAKGLDFPSVRLVGVVHADTAINLPDFRAAERTFQLVSQVAGRAGRSDKPGVVIVQTLAPKTPAVRFASRHDYEGFAQEELSQRERAGLPPFARMARIVIRDDDYAKAFDRASDLESALRQGADQTVLIRGPMPCPLSRIAGKHRIAIELLAPSAGPLQSALTAMRNAGLLRSDATAAIDVDPVALL
- a CDS encoding DUF3179 domain-containing protein, with translation MRTALVVVASLSIVFTASWAQQGSSQNQTPAGVRVMITSDRVAGFADHTTMMLGLFDTSGLVVTRERFLAPGSRRDPLPALVAPARRPADGADFPGAKEPVVMLEVDGLAVAYPLGALIYHAVINDTIGDTPVAIWYDPISGGLAAFRRDVPARRAISGAETPREFRLSGLLLHGSSVLYDRGTKSLFSPLEGRGLSGPFADARLDSLPFRVLSFDEFRAIRRAGEVVARPMGTTFDYSVNPYAEFQLDPGIVYMQVTNDQRTHPKASGVGIASPTPERNAFFVPLTALDKGDRSFMTDAGSVVVGLTPEGTVVIKECPPGVTVAQTYFANWVSAHPTSSLAVSVDVRDLPISQPR
- the gcvPB gene encoding aminomethyl-transferring glycine dehydrogenase subunit GcvPB, producing the protein MTTMQPNTRPVSIDLHGADGAPVRAASVAQTRGERPTEPLIFEKSAPGARAIDMPNLDVDATPLPASLAGNAPDWPELGQLQVIRHYTHLSQRNFGVDGEFYPLGSCTMKYNPRINEYAAAQPGFAHIHPLQDDADVQGALKLLYETRLMLQEVAGLPEASLQPAAGAHGEYTALKVMRAYFRDIGQASRSVVFAPDNAHGTNPASCAMCGANVVAIKTVNGYTDIDALKRAIDDAGAENVAGLMITNPNTAGLFDSYVADIADIIHQAGGLLYLDGANMNAILGKTRPGDFGADMMHYNTHKTFSTPHGCGGPGAGPIAVRDFLAPYLPVPQVIKKPDGTYALEYDRPKSIGKVRSFIGQVGVLVRCWTYMRACGPDGLRDVAELSVLNANYLAARLRHRYEMPFFAPEEGRYAAHEFVTVPQNLLDKGISLLDIVKRLIDYRIHPPTMHWPVRNCLMVEPTETEGKDVLDRFVDAMLRIADEIEKDPKGMAEAPRDAIVRRLDIVAADRKPILVHEG